Proteins from a genomic interval of Methanoplanus endosymbiosus:
- a CDS encoding type II toxin-antitoxin system HicB family antitoxin, whose amino-acid sequence MKFNIIIEIDEEGGYIAECPDLPGCITEGDTQDEAIRNLNEAIIGCLKSRLKSAINNIKFIESDEKLNISLDISENTGSSYA is encoded by the coding sequence ATGAAATTTAATATAATTATTGAAATAGATGAAGAAGGAGGGTATATTGCAGAATGCCCTGATTTACCGGGTTGTATTACTGAAGGTGATACTCAGGATGAAGCTATCAGGAACTTGAATGAGGCTATCATTGGCTGCCTGAAATCAAGGCTGAAAAGTGCAATAAATAATATTAAATTTATCGAATCTGATGAAAAATTAAATATCTCGCTTGACATATCTGAAAATACAGGTAGCAGTTATGCCTAA
- a CDS encoding glycosyltransferase family 2 protein, whose protein sequence is MGYICGGKMPFYCSNPKITIITPSFNQGEFIEETILSVLNQNYPNLEYIIIDGGSTDSSVDIIKKYGKKLEYWVSEPDGGQTDAIKKGCNMATGDIIGYLNSDDLYYPNSLMEVADYFRKNPDIVMVYGDALHINREGSLMSVIHTGQIDLQNYLSNLFYIPQPAVFFRTCVFDEIGYFDISYHLAMDKEYWTRIMVNYKIGYLPKILAKLRIYDEAKSSSEKYKYLAEHLRILDWFFTNIGNFIHQKDNLKQIEINKEVIYGSIYFSGGMEYLKIRNFKLAFGNIVKGLSLNPRQIFLLSLYWSIFVAIFGQNISSKVQKISRSYRNSKDPLFNIVGDK, encoded by the coding sequence GTGGGATATATTTGTGGAGGAAAAATGCCATTTTATTGCAGTAATCCAAAAATAACCATTATTACACCAAGTTTTAACCAGGGAGAATTTATTGAAGAGACAATATTATCAGTCTTAAATCAGAATTATCCAAATTTGGAGTATATTATCATTGATGGTGGCTCAACCGATTCAAGTGTGGATATTATAAAGAAATATGGAAAAAAACTTGAATACTGGGTTAGTGAACCGGATGGTGGTCAGACTGATGCAATAAAAAAAGGATGTAATATGGCAACAGGAGACATCATTGGTTATCTGAATTCAGATGATCTTTACTACCCAAACTCTTTAATGGAGGTAGCTGATTATTTCAGAAAGAATCCAGACATTGTCATGGTATATGGCGATGCTCTCCACATAAATCGTGAAGGATCTTTGATGTCAGTAATTCATACTGGTCAGATAGATCTTCAAAATTATTTGTCTAATCTGTTTTATATCCCCCAGCCTGCGGTTTTTTTCCGGACTTGTGTCTTTGATGAAATTGGCTATTTTGACATTTCATATCATCTTGCAATGGATAAGGAGTATTGGACACGAATAATGGTTAATTACAAAATTGGTTATCTTCCTAAAATTCTTGCAAAATTGCGTATATATGATGAGGCAAAAAGCAGTTCTGAGAAATATAAGTATCTTGCTGAACACCTTAGAATTCTGGACTGGTTTTTTACTAATATTGGAAATTTTATCCATCAAAAAGATAATCTAAAGCAGATTGAAATAAATAAAGAGGTAATTTATGGTTCAATCTATTTTTCAGGTGGAATGGAGTATTTAAAAATTCGAAATTTTAAACTTGCATTTGGAAATATAGTAAAAGGTCTCTCTTTAAACCCAAGACAGATATTTCTGCTTTCATTATACTGGTCGATTTTTGTCGCAATATTTGGGCAAAATATTTCATCAAAAGTTCAGAAAATCTCTAGATCCTATCGCAATTCTAAAGATCCTTTATTTAATATTGTTGGAGATAAGTGA
- a CDS encoding glycosyltransferase family 4 protein, with protein MGGNPGYNCADLFVYPSKYEGFGLPPLEAMACGCPVITSNISSLPEVVGNAGLQINPNNPALLAEAMSEILNDDNYRNDYALKGLERAKQFSWEKCAKETMNAYLETLND; from the coding sequence GTGGGCGGGAATCCAGGTTATAACTGTGCAGATCTTTTTGTTTATCCTTCTAAATACGAGGGATTTGGTCTGCCCCCATTGGAAGCTATGGCATGCGGCTGTCCGGTAATTACATCCAATATATCTTCTCTGCCAGAAGTAGTAGGAAATGCTGGATTACAAATCAATCCCAACAATCCTGCATTATTAGCAGAAGCTATGTCTGAGATACTTAATGATGATAATTACAGAAATGATTATGCCCTAAAGGGTCTTGAGAGAGCAAAACAATTCAGCTGGGAAAAATGTGCAAAAGAAACCATGAATGCATATCTCGAAACACTTAATGATTAA
- a CDS encoding DUF2070 family protein, whose product MIILGILTDVASLFGNSEFRFFGTFGFTLPAIMSFVFTKPLVEYFGKKITWNRSALLVLACFIFSIIISFFPVLLIFEGIVPLLFAVSLGFIFGIRLIVLVAIADFRLKKMFPAAVTQSFFGTFVGYFYFGPDFLLLSVTTHILFGICVFLFLWLIERPLKKNFNISALNFINAFIAHNTDGSKALETFFREIGEEVYVPQVSLFFKREDKEDVIFTVPNLHPGPMGEIGGGNLPRILHDSLPGEAFVAHGCATHDFNLVSEDEVSKIADAVKKSALDVEYSEYAGKSMRFECGTVKTLVQTFGDSVLAISTRSPGMTEDLDYPIGLAIMAEGHKRFKNVAFVDAHNCMVDVVTSVLPASFTAYEYIRGALSAFEGCYDCGQDEFSIGVCRMELPFTRADGFGDLGIQTLVVETAGQRTAYVLFDGNNIHQGVREKIRAEVLRYVDECELMTSDSHVVNTMSGKNPVGLRVPPEDIIPYVIDSVKTAVKDLSPATAAASTGWCEGVVVFGSQRISQLASTVNAMLTYVAPLGVAILGVALVFSVIAYLILL is encoded by the coding sequence ATTATAATCCTCGGAATTCTGACAGATGTTGCCAGTCTTTTTGGGAACAGTGAATTCAGGTTTTTTGGGACATTTGGTTTTACCCTGCCTGCAATAATGTCTTTTGTCTTTACAAAGCCGCTTGTTGAATATTTCGGGAAGAAGATTACCTGGAACAGGTCTGCACTGCTGGTTCTTGCCTGTTTTATATTCTCAATTATTATCAGTTTCTTTCCGGTTCTGCTGATATTTGAGGGGATAGTTCCGCTTTTATTTGCGGTCTCGCTTGGGTTTATATTCGGCATCAGGCTGATTGTTCTTGTAGCAATAGCAGATTTCCGGCTCAAGAAGATGTTTCCGGCAGCGGTAACCCAGAGTTTTTTCGGGACTTTTGTGGGTTATTTTTATTTCGGGCCTGATTTTTTACTGCTTTCTGTAACGACTCATATTCTCTTCGGGATATGTGTATTCCTCTTTCTGTGGCTCATTGAGCGGCCGCTTAAGAAAAATTTCAATATAAGTGCCCTGAATTTCATCAATGCGTTTATTGCGCACAATACGGACGGTTCAAAGGCTCTTGAGACATTTTTCCGGGAAATTGGCGAGGAGGTATATGTCCCTCAGGTCTCGCTCTTCTTTAAGCGGGAAGACAAGGAGGATGTAATCTTTACTGTGCCTAATCTGCATCCCGGACCTATGGGTGAGATTGGCGGTGGCAATCTTCCGCGTATTCTGCATGATTCTCTTCCCGGAGAGGCGTTTGTTGCCCACGGGTGTGCAACGCATGATTTCAATCTTGTCTCTGAGGATGAGGTTTCAAAGATTGCCGATGCCGTGAAGAAGTCTGCGCTTGATGTTGAATATTCTGAATATGCCGGAAAGTCGATGCGCTTTGAGTGCGGTACGGTTAAGACTCTTGTTCAGACCTTTGGTGACAGTGTTCTGGCTATCAGTACAAGGTCGCCGGGGATGACTGAGGATCTCGACTATCCTATTGGCCTTGCCATTATGGCTGAGGGCCATAAGAGGTTTAAGAATGTCGCCTTTGTTGATGCCCACAACTGTATGGTTGATGTTGTTACGTCAGTGCTGCCTGCTTCCTTTACTGCATATGAATATATCCGGGGTGCACTCTCCGCATTTGAGGGTTGTTATGACTGCGGGCAGGATGAATTTTCAATAGGTGTCTGCCGGATGGAGCTGCCCTTTACACGTGCGGACGGTTTTGGTGATCTTGGTATTCAGACTCTTGTTGTTGAGACTGCCGGTCAGAGGACTGCATATGTGCTGTTTGACGGTAATAATATTCATCAGGGTGTCAGGGAGAAGATCAGGGCTGAGGTTTTAAGATATGTTGATGAGTGTGAGTTAATGACGAGTGATTCACATGTGGTCAATACAATGAGCGGAAAGAATCCTGTCGGGCTTAGAGTTCCTCCTGAGGATATTATTCCGTATGTTATTGATTCGGTTAAGACTGCGGTTAAGGATCTCTCGCCTGCGACTGCCGCGGCCTCTACCGGGTGGTGTGAGGGTGTTGTGGTATTTGGCTCACAGAGGATTTCACAGCTTGCAAGTACTGTCAATGCAATGCTCACCTATGTCGCGCCCCTCGGTGTTGCAATACTTGGTGTTGCGCTTGTTTTTTCGGTGATTGCGTATCTGATTCTGCTGTGA
- a CDS encoding type II toxin-antitoxin system HicA family toxin has product MPKLPRASGEKHIHALKKDGWKINHIEGSRYILIKDGLNVHLSIPVHSGKTMGPGLLKRIINKAGLTTEEYCKLFNNK; this is encoded by the coding sequence ATGCCTAAACTGCCACGCGCATCCGGTGAAAAACATATACATGCACTGAAAAAAGATGGCTGGAAGATAAATCATATTGAGGGCAGTCGTTACATCCTCATAAAAGATGGCCTTAATGTTCATCTTTCAATACCTGTTCATTCCGGAAAAACAATGGGTCCGGGACTTCTTAAAAGGATAATTAATAAAGCAGGACTGACAACTGAAGAATACTGTAAGCTTTTCAATAATAAATAA
- a CDS encoding Gfo/Idh/MocA family protein — protein MDVGVIGAGAMGRNHARVYSELKKVDSLYIYDTDEKAAGEVASKNEGIATSSLDELLGKVDAVSLCVPTPYHFDVAKEIFSADVGTDVLIEKPICHNSEAARELISLIPGHGNSDGDDSICGNYYRNSDNDDCSINDTGNLRGPVVGVGHIERFNPIIKEIKEIIRDPLYVEIKRHNPASARVTGSSVVEDLMIHDIDIVLHSLFGQPDRIEAFGTFDVCSLMMQYDSGHNLQSAQVGGMQSMQGIRGGMQGVHEQDDAYTYPLHNTPVYLSASRKSSRKIRTIHIEEEEFTLQGDFMTQELYIYWKPENYQIEAERYYQENIIEKVMVGKIEPLKTELSLFLECSEKRKPFPVTPEEGLGNLLFAEKVNRVIS, from the coding sequence ATGGATGTCGGAGTAATTGGTGCGGGGGCGATGGGCAGGAATCATGCCCGTGTGTATTCTGAACTTAAAAAGGTTGACAGCCTTTATATTTATGATACGGATGAGAAGGCTGCCGGAGAGGTTGCTTCTAAGAATGAGGGTATTGCCACATCATCGCTGGATGAACTCCTGGGAAAGGTTGATGCCGTAAGTCTCTGTGTTCCCACACCCTACCATTTTGACGTTGCAAAGGAGATATTCAGTGCTGACGTGGGCACTGATGTCTTAATCGAAAAACCGATATGCCATAACTCTGAGGCTGCAAGGGAGCTTATCAGTCTTATTCCGGGTCATGGTAATAGTGACGGTGATGATAGCATTTGTGGCAATTATTATCGCAACAGTGATAATGATGATTGCAGCATTAACGATACTGGTAATCTTAGAGGTCCGGTAGTCGGCGTGGGTCATATCGAGAGGTTTAACCCAATCATAAAAGAGATCAAAGAGATAATCAGGGACCCTCTTTATGTTGAAATCAAGAGGCATAATCCGGCTTCAGCAAGGGTTACGGGAAGTTCTGTGGTAGAGGACCTGATGATCCATGATATTGACATAGTCCTGCACTCACTCTTTGGCCAGCCTGACAGAATTGAGGCCTTCGGGACTTTTGATGTCTGTTCTCTGATGATGCAGTATGACAGTGGTCATAATCTGCAGAGTGCACAGGTTGGTGGTATGCAGAGTATGCAAGGTATCCGGGGAGGTATGCAAGGGGTGCATGAGCAGGATGATGCCTATACCTATCCTCTGCATAATACTCCGGTTTATCTTTCTGCAAGCCGGAAGTCTTCAAGGAAAATAAGGACAATCCACATTGAAGAAGAGGAATTCACGTTACAGGGTGATTTCATGACGCAGGAGCTGTACATCTACTGGAAGCCTGAGAATTACCAGATTGAGGCTGAGAGGTATTATCAGGAGAACATCATTGAGAAAGTTATGGTAGGAAAGATTGAGCCTTTAAAGACGGAGCTGAGTCTTTTCCTTGAGTGCTCAGAGAAGAGGAAGCCTTTCCCGGTAACGCCTGAGGAGGGCCTTGGTAATCTCTTGTTTGCCGAGAAGGTTAATCGTGTAATATCCTGA